ATTCTCCTTCTCCGCGAGATCCGCGACGCGCTTAACAAGCGCTAGTAACCGCAACACTCGACTCACTCGTGGCCTCGTTTTAGTTACGTAAAGCTCAACGGTTCTGGCTCCCTTCCCCTGGAGGGGACAGCAAGATGCATTTACTATCAGCCCCGACGGGGGCGGCATGATGTAGCCAGGGGCGTCAGCCCCTGGTTCGGCGCATCGTAAATGCCCCAAAGCCCCGTGAGGGGCGACACAACTCCCCTTTGTCGAGGACGAACAGTGCCGCCCCTCACGGGGCTGAGAAAGCTGGTCGCCCGAGAGTCCAGGGGCTTGCGCCCCTGGCTACATCACTGGGCCTCTTCTGGGCCGGGATTGGCAACAACTCATGCCACAAGCAAGCGCGTAATCCTGTTAAGGGCTGGGAAGGGGCGAGGCGCTTGCGCACGGCCTCGACCGTTTTCCGCCCAATTGAGGCCGATCTCGCGTTTGCACGTTTGCGCGCTCGCCTTGTTCAGCGAATGAAAAGGCCCCGCTCGCGCTGCCGCCATTTAACGCACTTTCTCCGCATTTCTCGGCAGATGTCCTAAAATCAGGCCCAATAGACGCAGGGGCCTGTAGTGGTAAAATGCCCGCTTCCGAGGCTCAAGAACTCTTGAGCGCAGTGCGAATTTAATAACGGAAGCGAACAATGCCAGAAGTCGACGTCAGCAAGAAAGAAAAGAACTACTTCACCGACGTGCCGCAGCAAACCCCCGGGTTCTTCCTCAAGGGAAGCGGCAACCTCGATTGGGGCATGAAGCACCGCCTCTCGCACACCTTCAATCCGAAGACGGGCCGCACCGTGATGCTCGCCTTCGATCACGGCTACTTCCAAGGCCCCACCACCGGCCTCGAGCGCATCGATCAAACGATCGTCCCGCTCGCCCCGATGTGCGACGCCCTGTTCTGCACCCGCGGCATCACCCGCTCGATGATCCCGGCCGACATTCAGAAGCCGGTCTTCCTGCGTGCCAGCGGCGGCCCGAGCATCCTCAAGGAACTCTCGGACGAACAGATCGCGATGGACATCGAAGATGCCATCCGCCTCGACGCGGCCGGCATCGGCATCCAGGTCTTCATCGGCGGCGAGCATGAAACCCGCTCCGTCCACAACATGACGCGCCTCGTCGACGCCGGCATGCGTTACGGCATCCCCGTGATGGCCGTCACCGCCGTCGGCAAGGAACTCGTCCGCAACGCCCAGTACTTCCGACTCGCTTGCCGCATGTGCGCTGAACTCGGCGCCCACGTCATCAAGACCTACTACGTCGCTGAAGAGTTCGAAACCGTCACCTCGTCCTGCCCTGTGCCGATCGTCATGGCCGGCGGCAAGAAGCTGCCGGAACTCGAAGCCCTGACGATGGCTTACAACGCCGTCCAACAAGGCGCCGCCGGCGTCGACATGGGCCGCAATATCTTCCAGTCGGACGCGCCGAAGGCGATGATGACCGCCGTCAACAAGGTCGTTCATGAAAACATGAAGCCGGCCGAAGCGCTCCAACTCTTCGAATCGCTCAAGGCGGAGTCGAAGTAGTGAGCCAGTTCGCAGTCCTTGACGTGCTTCGGACGCGGCCCCCGAAACTGAGCGTCGGCATCCTTGCCGCCGACGCGATGGACTACGGGGCCGGCGTGCGGCTGCTGGAGCAGTTCGGCGTGCTGTTGCACCTCGACGTGATGGATGGCCGCGTCTGGCCAAGCATCACCGCCGGGGCGCCGGTCCTCGCCGGCCTGCGTACCAGCTTGCTCAAGGACGTTCATCTGCTGATCGAAGAACCCGAGAAACACGTCGCTGCGTTCGCTAAGGCGGGCGCCGACGTGATCTCGTTCTCGATCGAGCATTGCGGCGACGTTTCTGCGACCCTCGATCTCATCGGCCAGCAAACGAACGCCAACGACCCAGCCCGCGGCATCGTCCGCGGCGTCTCGCTCGATCCGGCGACGCCGGTCGACGCGATTCGATCCGTCGCTGACAAGATCGACGCGGTGACGCTGCTCGCCGTCGGCCCGACTACCGGGAAGCAGAGCTTCATCGACGCGCTCCCTGCGAAGATCGCCGCCGTTCGTGCGTTGAACGAGCAGATCGTCATCTTCGTCGACGGCGCCGTCACCAAGGACAACATCGGCCAACTGGCCGCGATGGGCCCGA
This sequence is a window from Lacipirellula parvula. Protein-coding genes within it:
- the lsrF gene encoding 3-hydroxy-5-phosphonooxypentane-2,4-dione thiolase, whose protein sequence is MPEVDVSKKEKNYFTDVPQQTPGFFLKGSGNLDWGMKHRLSHTFNPKTGRTVMLAFDHGYFQGPTTGLERIDQTIVPLAPMCDALFCTRGITRSMIPADIQKPVFLRASGGPSILKELSDEQIAMDIEDAIRLDAAGIGIQVFIGGEHETRSVHNMTRLVDAGMRYGIPVMAVTAVGKELVRNAQYFRLACRMCAELGAHVIKTYYVAEEFETVTSSCPVPIVMAGGKKLPELEALTMAYNAVQQGAAGVDMGRNIFQSDAPKAMMTAVNKVVHENMKPAEALQLFESLKAESK
- a CDS encoding ribulose-phosphate 3-epimerase is translated as MSQFAVLDVLRTRPPKLSVGILAADAMDYGAGVRLLEQFGVLLHLDVMDGRVWPSITAGAPVLAGLRTSLLKDVHLLIEEPEKHVAAFAKAGADVISFSIEHCGDVSATLDLIGQQTNANDPARGIVRGVSLDPATPVDAIRSVADKIDAVTLLAVGPTTGKQSFIDALPAKIAAVRALNEQIVIFVDGAVTKDNIGQLAAMGPNGIVTGSAAFAGNPAENIQFMLEQISV